The genome window CGGTGACGTCACCGCCGCCGACATCGCGCCGCCCGCCGGTGTCGAGGTGCACAACCCCGACCTGAAGATCGCGACCCTGTCCGACAAGGGCAAGATCGAGCTCGAGCTGGTCGTCGAGCGTGGCCGCGGTTACGTCTCCGCCGTCCAGAACAAGGGCGCCGACAACGAGATCGGTCGCATCCCGGTCGACTCGATCTACTCGCCGGTGCTCAAGGTCAGCTACAAGGTCGAGGCGACCCGTGTCGAGCAGCGCACCGACTTCGACAAGCTCGTCATCGACGTCGAGACCAAGGCCTCCATCGCCCCGCGCGACGCGCTCGCCTCGGCGGGCAAGACCCTCGTCGAGCTCTTCGGCCTCGCCCGTGAGCTCAACGTCGAGGCCGAGGGCATCGACATCGGCCCGAGCCCGGTCGACGAGCAGCTCGCTGCCGACCTGGCCCTGCCGGTCGAGGACCTGAACCTCACCGTCCGCTCCTACAACTGCCTCAAGCGCGAGGGCATCCACACCGTGGGTGAGCTCATCGGTCGCTCGGAGCAGGACCTGCTCGACATCCGCAACTTCGGTGCCAAGTCGATCGACGAGGTCAAGCTGAAGCTGCACGAGATGGGCCTCTCGCTCAAGGACAGCGCTCCGGGCTTCGACCCGACCGCCGCCCTCGCCGCCTACGGCGACGATGACGACGACGCGTTCGTCGAGGACGAGCAGTACTGATTCTCTGAACCCGGGGCGGCGACCGCCGCCCCGGGCCAAATCCCCTCCGGGGGTCGACCCGGTACCTCACACGGCCGGATTTGAAAGGAAGGCATCATGCCTACTCCCAAGAAGGGTGCCCGCCTCGGCGGCTCGCCCGCGCACCAGAAGCTGATCCTCTCGAACCTCGCCACGGCGCTGTTCGAGCACGGCCGCATCACCACGACCGAGGCCAAGGCCCGGACGCTGCGCCCGCTCGCGGAGAAGCTCATCACCAAGGCCAAGAAGGGCGACTTGCACAACCGTCGCGAGGTCCTCAAGACCATCCGCGACAAGTCGGTCGTGCACACGCTCTTCACCGAGATCGCGGAGACGTTCGCCGAGCGTCCGGGCGGCTACACCCGTATCACCAAGCTCGGTCCGCGCAAGGGCGACAACGCCCCCATGGCGGTCATCGAGCTCGTGACCGAGGCGTACGCCCCCAAGGCCCCGACCAAGAAGGCTGCTGCCGAGGAGCCCAAGGCTGGTCCGGTCGCCGAGACGCCGGCTGAGGAGACCCCCGTCGAGGAGGCCGCCGCGGCCGCCGATGAGGTCGCCGAGGTCGAGGCCGTCGACGGCGCCGAGGCTGCTGCCCTCGCCGACGAGGCCGTCGCGATCGCCGAGTCGACCGACCAGGACGCTGCGGCGCCTGCCGAGCAGACCACGGAGCCGACCGAGGAGGCCTGAGCCCCCTCGCAACGCACCAAGGAGCGCCCGTCACCGTGAGGTGGCGGGCGCTTCTGCGTTCCTACCGTCCGTCGAGCAGGTCCAGCAGCTCTCGTGCATTGGCCGGCGCATGACCCGAGCCGTCGTTGTCGAAGTAGCCCCAGACCTCGCGGCCGTCGACGCGCCATGCCCTGATCTGGTCGGCCCACGCCTCGAGCTCCGCACGGGAGTAGCGGCCGGCGTACAGGGGTGCCGACGTGGGGCCGTGCCACCGGCAGTAGACGAAGGGGCCGGTCACGCGCTTCACCGTGTGGAGTCCCGTCCCGTGCGTGAGGACGAAGGCGGCCCCATGCTTGGTGAGGATCTCGGCCACGTCATCGTCGTCCCACGACGGGTGCCGCAGCTCCATCGCCAGGGGTATGCCGACGGGCACCCGCTCCAGGAACGCGGCGAGCCTCTCGTCGTCCCGCGGGAGGTCGCCCGGCAGCTGTACCAGGCAGGGCCCGGCCTTCGCCCCGAGAGCCTGATGTGCCGCCGCCAGCCGGTCTGACCACGCGCCCTCCGGGTCGCGCAGCTTGCGGCCGTGGCTGAGCCACCGCGAGGCCTTGAACGCCATCGCGAAGCCGTCGGGCAGCGACCTGCTCCAGCCCTCGAACGGCCGGACACCCGGCCAGCGGTAGAACGATGCGTTGAGCTCGACGGTGTCGAAGCGGCTGACGTAGAAGTCCCGCCACTTCGACCGCGCCAGGTCCTCCGGATAGAAGGTGCCGGCCCAGTGGTCGTAGGTCCATCCGCTGGTCCCGATGCGCACGCCGTCCATGCAGGCTTGATACCCACCTGATGGGAGACTGTGCGCCGTGCGGATCCGGATCGACTTCGCCTACGACGGCACCGACTTCAGCGGCTGGGCGATGCAGCCCGGTCTGCGGACCGTTCAGGGCGAGCTGCAGGCCGCGCTGGCGCAGGCGCTCCGGCTCGAGGAGGCGTGGGTCACCGTCGCGGGCCGCACGGACGCCGGCGTCCACGCGCGGGGGCAGGTCTGTCACGTCGACGTCGACGAGCCCGTCCTGGTGCAGGCTGCAGGCCGGTCGCCGCAGACGCCTGTCGATGCGCTGACGCGGCGGCTCAACGGGATCCTGCCGCCGGACATCCGCATCCATCGCAGCAGTGAGGCGCCGGCGTACTTCGACGCGCGCTTCTCCGCGACCTGGCGGCGCTACGCCTATCGCGTCGCCGACGACACGACCTCCTATGACCCGCTGCGGCGCCACCACGTGCTGCACTGGCCGCGTCCGCTCGACGTCGGCCTGATGAACCGGGCGGCGGCCGACCTCGTCGGCCTGCGCGACTTCACGACGTTCTGCAAGGCGCGTGAGGGCTCGACGGCGATCCGGGAGCTGCGCGAGCTCCGCTGGGAGCGCGAGCCCGACGGTACGGCGACCGCGACCGTTCTGGCCGACGCGTTCTGTCACTCCATGGTCCGGAGCCTGGTGGGCTGCCTGATCGCGATCGGCGAGGGGCGCAAGGACGTGAGCTGGGCCCGGGCGGAGCTGGAGGCACAGCGACGCTCGAGCTCGATCCACCTCGCCTCGCCGCGCGGTCTCGTGCTCGAGGAGGTCGGCTACCCGCCTGACGAGGAGCTCGAGGGCCGACTGCTCATCACGAAGAACCGCCGGACGGCTGATGAGGTGGACGCATGAGTGACGCGCCTGACGAGACGGAGCAGGAGCACTACTTCTCCGCGGACCCGTCGGTGCCGTTCGAGCGCATCCCGGTCAGGGCCGAGGTATGGGACGAGACGCTGCCGTTGGTCAGTGGATCGGGCGTCTTCGCGAAGGGACGCCTGGACATCGGCACGTCGGTGCTCTTCAAGGAGACGTCGCCGCCAGCCCTCGCGGCCGGGCAGCGTGTGCTCGACGCCGGCTGCGGCTACGGCGTCATCGGACTCGCTCTCGCCCGGCTTCTACCCGAGGTGGAGGTGGTCGGCGTCGACGTCAACGAGCGCGCGCTCCTGCTCGCCAACGAGAACGCCGCGAGCCTCGGTCTGGCCAACTACCGCGCCGTCCTCCCCGACGACCCGGACGCGCAAGGGGAGTGGGACGAGATCTGGTCCAACCCGCCCATCAGGATCGGCAAGCCGGCTCTCCACGAACTGCTGCTGACCTGGCTCCCGCGTCTCACCCCCGACGGGCGTGCGGTCATGGTCGTCGGCAAGAACCTCGGCGCCGACTCACTCCAACGCTGGCTCGGTGAGCAGGGCCTCCCGACCACAAGGATCGGATCGGCCAAGGGCTTCCGGGTCCTCGAGACGCGCCGCGAGGCGTGAGCTCGACTCAGACGGTCACCGGCGCGCCATGGAGGTGCACGGGCAGCCGGTCCAGGCCGTAGACGATCGACAGGTTGCGGAAGCCGAGCTCATCGAGGTCGGAGGTCGCCATGGCCAGGTCGGGGAAGCGGCGGGCGAGGCCGGTGAGGGCGGCGCGGAGCTCCATCCTCGCGAGTTCGGCACCGACGCAGCGGTGCATGCCGTGGCCGAAGGCGAAGTGCATCGTCTCGGCGTTGCGCAGGTCGAACTGCTCGGGGTTGGGTATCACGGCAGGGTCGCGGTTGGCGCCGGAGAGCGAGACGATGACGACGTCGCCCTTGCCGATGGAGTGGCCGAAGAGGTCGTGGGAATGGCGCGCGAAGCGCGGGAACGCGATCTGGACCGGGCAGAGGTAGCGCAACAGCTCGTCGACGACGGAGTTCACCTCCGCCGGCGTGCCCTCGCGCAGCAGGCGGTACGCCTCGGGGTTCTGCGTCAGCACGTAGGCACCCATGGACAGCATCGCCGCGGACGTCTCGTAGCCGCCGAGGAAGACGCCGTCGGCAAGCCCGCCGAGCTCGACGTCGTCGAACTCGTCGCCCTTGGTACGGATGATCTCGCCGATCATGCCGTCACCGGGGTTGTCCCGCTGGCGACGTACGGTCTCGATCAGGAAGCTGCGCGTCTCGGAGGCGGCGTCGAAGGCGCCGGCCCCGCCCTCGGAGACGTCGAAGCGGGCGATGCCGAGATCGTGGAACTCGTCGCGGACGTCCTCCGGCATGCCCAGGAGGTCGCAGATGACGCGGAAGGGGATCTCGAAGCCGAAGAGGTCGACGAGGTCGACGGTGCCGTCGCCGGCGGCGGCAGCGGACTCCATCTCGTCGAGGGACTTCTCGACGATGGCCTCGATGCCCTCGTCAAGGCGACGGAGTCGACGCATCGTGAACTCCGGAGTCAGCACGCCGCGTAGGCGGGTGTGATCGGGCGGGTCGGTGAACCCGAGGCCGCCGACGCCGTCGGCGCCGCTCTGGTCGCGCTTGCCCAGGAGGTGGCGGATGTCGTTGGAGTACGACGTCATGTCGGCCAGGACGACCTTGGCCTCCTCATGCCCGGAGACCAGCCAGATCTTGATACCGAGGATGTCACCGAGTTGATGGATCGGGTCGATGGCCCGCTGTTCGGCCAGTTGCGGCACCGGATCTACGCGCAAGCGCCGCAGCGGGTAGGTGAGGTGCTCGGGGACCCTCTTGAGAGTCGTGATGTCGGGCAGGCCGCCCGACGTCTTCCGCATCGCCCATCGCAGCACGATCTTGCGCGCGGCTGCCCTGAGGCCCCCAACCACTGCCATGGCTCTAGTGTGACTGACTCTCTGGCCGGACGCGCCTCAGGGGATCCCCTGAGGCGCGCCCGGTTTTTTTCACCAAGGAGAGGGACAGTCAGTTCTTGGACGTGCCGCCACCGTCGGAGTCGAGGGTGAGGGACACGGTGTGCTCCTTGTCGTCGCGGGTGTAGGTCAGCTCGACCTTGTCCCCGGGGCGGTAGGCGCGGATGGTGGCGACGAGCGAGTCGCTCCCGACGATCTGGGTCGAGTCGACCTTCATGATGATGTCGCCGGCCTTGAGGCCGCTCTTCGCGGCGGTCGAGCCGCTCGTGACGGCCTGGATCTGGGCGCCCGGACTGCTGAACGCCTCGGTCGACTGCTGGGGCTCGGAAGGCTGTGACGGCTGGGTGCCCTCCGACCCGCCGAACGGGTCGAACCCGCCGCCGTCGCTCTGACCGTCTCCCTGGCCGTCGCTCTGGCCATCCCCCTGACCGCTGCCGTCGTCGTCCGACGTGGTGACGCCGACGTCGTGGACGGTGATGCCGAGTCGTGCGTGGGTGGGCGTCTCGCCCTTGATCATCTGCTCGATGATCGGCTTGACCTCGTCGAGCGGGATCGCGAAACCGAGGCCGATGGAGCCGGCCTCGCCGCTGACGCTCGTGGAGTCCGACGCCGTGCGGATCGACGCGTTGATGCCGATGACCTGTCCGTCCATGTTGACGAGCGGGCCACCGGAGTTGCCGGGGTTGATCGCCGCGTCGGTCTGGATCGCCGGGTAGACGGTCGCATTGTTATCCGAGTCGGAGCCCACGTTCACGGGACGGTTGAGGGCCGACACGATGCCCGAGGTGACGGTGGAGTCAAGGCCGAAGGGCGAGCCGATCGCGACCACGCTCTGGCCGACGGCGAGCTCGTTCGAGGAGCCGATGGTCGCCGGCGTCAGGCCCGACTTGTCGACCTTGATGACCGCGGTGTCGGTGAGGGAGTCGGTGCCGAGGACCTTCGCGTCGGCCGACGTCCCGTCGTTGAAGTCGACTCGGATCTTCCCGCTGGTCCCGGCGATCTCGACCACGTGGTTGTTGGTGAGGATGGTGCCGTCGGCGGTGAGGATGATGCCCGAACCGGAGCCGGACTCCTGGGAGCCCGCAACCTCGATCTTCACGACGCTCGGCAGCACCTTCGTGGCCACCGCCTGGATGCTGCCCGAGGGTGCGGCGGTGGTGGTGCCCTTCGTCGACGTACCGGTGGAGGAGAAGAGGCCACCGGTGCTGTCGTCGTGGGTGTCGTTGAAGAGTGCCGCGCCGCCGTATCCGGCACCGCCACCGACGATCAGGGCCGTGGCGACGGCGCCCGCAGCGAGACCGAGACGACCGCCGCGGCGGGACTTGCGCGCCGCGGGCGCGGGCGCGGGAGCAGGCTCACCGAACCAGAGCGGAGCCGTGGGATTCGGCTGGCCACCGCTCGGCGGCGGCCCCGACGGGCCGGCATAGAACTGCTCGGTGGGCTCGTTGTCGGGTTGGTGCTCGTTCATGCGACCTACTGTGCCTCGCGATTCTGGGAAGCCGCTGAAAGGCACCTTCTGTTCACCTCAATAGTCCATGCTGGGCCGGATGCTCCCCGAAAGTCCGCTGCTTCGCTCTGCCCTCGCTCCGGTCCCGCGCACGCTGGTCGAGATCTTCCGCGAGACCGCGGCGCAGGCAGCCGACGAGCCGGCGCTCGAGGCGGGCAACGGCGTGCTCACCTATGCCGAGCTCGAGGAGGCCGCCGACGAGCTGGCGGCAGAGCTCGCGGCACTGGGTATCGGCCGAGGCGACAAGGTAGGGGTGCGGATCAACTCCGGCACCCTCGAGCTGTACGTCGCCATCCTGGGCATCCTCGTCGCCGGAGCCGCCTACGTCCCGGTCGACGCCGACGACCCGGACGAGCGGGCGAAGCTGGTCTTCGGCGAGGCCGACGTCGCGGCCGTCATCGGAAACGAGCTGGTGGTCGACGTACGTAGGCAGCGGGACCAGCGCGAGGCGGAGGGGCCGACGCCCGAGGACGACTGCTGGGTGATCTTCACCTCAGGGTCGACGGGCAAGCCGAAGGGCGTGGCGGTCACGCACCGCAACGGTGCGGCCTTCGTCGACGCCGAGTCCCGCATGTTCCTCCAGGAGGCGCCGATCGGTGTCGGTGACCGGGTGATGGCGGGCCTGAGCGTCGCCTTCGACGCGAGCTGCGAGGAGATCTGGCTCGCCTGGCGGTACGGCGCCTGCCTGGTGCCCGCCCCCCGCGCCCTCGTCCGCAGCGGAGTCGACGTCGGCCCGTGGCTGATCGCCAACCGGATCACCATCGTCTCCACGGTGCCGACCCTGGTGGCGCTCTGGCCCCCCGAGAGCCTGGTCAAGGTGCGGCTGCTGATCACCGGCGGCGAGGCCATGCCGCCGGAGCTCGCCACCCGCCTCCAGGCGCCCGGCCGCGAGGTCTGGAACACCTACGGGCCCACCGAGGCCACGGTCGTCGCCTGCGGGGCACTGGTCACGGGCGAGGGGCCGATCCGGATCGGGCTGCCTCTCGACGGCTGGGACCTCGAGGTCGTCGACCCGGCCACCGGCGTCCCGGTGGCCGACGGGCAACCTGGCGAGCTGATCATCGGGGGCGTCGGTCTCGCCCGCTACCTCGACCCGGTCAAGGACGCAGACAAGTACGCCCCGATGCCGACGCTCGGTTGGGAGCGTGCCTATCGCAGCGGCGACATGGTGATCCGTGACCCCGAGGGGCTCCTCTTCGGAGGCCGGGCAGACGACCAGATCAAGCTCGGCGGCCGCCGGATCGAGCTCGGCGAGATCGACAACGCGCTCCTCAACCTCGACGGCGTGAAGGGCGCGGCCGCCGCCATCCGCACGACAGCGGCGGGTAACCAGCTCCTCGTCGGCTACCTCGCGGTCGACGCCACCTTCGACCAGGCGGCCTCCCTGGCCCGGCTGCGCGACGAGATGCCGGCCGCCCTGGTGCCGCGTCTCGCGATCCTCGACGACCTCCCCACGCGGACCTCCGGCAAGGTCGACCGCGACGCGCTGCCGTGGCCGCTTCCGCGCGCCGCCGGTGAGACCGACGCCGGCCTGGAGGGCACCCAGACCTGGCTCGCCGAGCTCTGGCTGGAGATCCTCGGCGCCGAGGTGACCGCACCGACCGACGACTTCTTCGACCTCGGCGGCGGTTCGCTGACGGCGGCCCAGCTCGTCTCGAAGCTGCGTGAGCGCTTCCCCGAGGTCGCCATGGGCGACGTCTACGAGCAGCCCACCATCGGGCGGCTGGGGGAGTACCTCGACCAGCTCACCGAGGCCGGCCCGGCCCTCGACCGCGAGGTCCCGGCGGTCCCGCTCAAGACCCGCGCCGCCCAGGTCGCCGCCACGATCGGCCTGCGCTGCTTGGCCGCGCCGCGCTGGATGACCTGGATCGCCCTCGCCTCGACGCTCGCGCACCACGCGTGGAGCGACGCCTTCCCCGAGCTCGCATGGCCGGTCCTCGTGGTCGCGGCCCTGCTCTTCCTCACCCCGCCCGGGCGCATGCTCACCGCCGTGGCGGTCGTGCGCGGCGTACTCGCGGGCGTCGACCCCGGTGACTACCCGCGCGGTGGCAAGGTCCACCTGCGGCTGTGGTTCGCCGAGCACGCCGTCGACGAGCTGGCGGCAGCCAACCTCTCCGGCGCGCCGCTGATGACCTGGTATGCCCGGCTCCTCGGCTGCAGTGTCGGCAAGGACGTCGACCTGCACTCACTGCCGCCCGTGACCGGATTCCTGACCCTCGGCAGCGGGGCCTCGATCGAGCCCGAGGTCGACCTGTCGGGCCACTGGATCGACGGCGACACCGTCCACGTCGGAAGGATCAAGGTCGGAGCAGGCGCGCGCATCGGCGCCCGCTCGATGCTCCTCCCGGGCTCGAGGATCGGCGCCGGCGCCGAGATCGCGCCCGGGTCGGCCGTCTTCGGCTCCGTGCCGGAAGGGGAGTGGTGGTCCGGCTCGCCGGCCGTCCGCGGCGCCGACCAGGCCCGCGGCCCCTGGCGCGAGCGCGAGCCCCGCAGCCGCCTCTGGGTCGCCGCGTACGCCGTCAGCGCGCTCGGCCTCGCCGCCCTCCCGCTCCTCGCCGTCCTGTGGGCCACCCGCATGGTGCTGTGGGCCGCAGGCCGGCCGACCGACGTCGACGACACCTGGCGGCTGCTGCTCTGGGCGCCGCTCGGGCTCGTCGTCGGCTACGTCTCGCTGGCGCTCTTCATCCTGCTGGTCGTCCGCACCGCCGGCCTGTGGATCCGGCCCGGTGTGCATCCGGTGAGGTCCTTCGTCGGCCTCGGTGTGTGGACGACGATCCGGGTGCTCGACGACGCCCGCACCTGGCTCTTCCCGCTCTACGCCTCCAGCCTGACGCCGGTCTGGCTGCGACTGCTCGGAGCGAGGATCGGCAAGGACGTCGAGGCCTCGACCGTGCTGATGATCCCCAGCCTCACCCAGGTCAACGACCTCGCCTTCCTCGCCGACGACACCCTGATCGGTGGTTACGAGCTCGGCGGCGGCTGGATCCGCGTCGAGCGGGTCAAGATCGGCAAGCGTGCCTTCGTCGGCAACTCCGGCATGGCGGCGCCGGGCCGCAAGGTGCCCAAGGCCTCGCTCGTCGCGGTCCTCTCGGCGGCGCCCAACCGCAAGCACGTCACCAAGGGCGTCAGCTACCTCGGCAGTCCGCCGGCCCCCCTGCGCCGCACCGCGGAGGAGCAGCCCTCAGAACGCACCTACCGGCCCACCACGGTGCTGCGCACCGCACGGGCGGTGATCGAGCTCTGCCGGCTCATCCCCGCGGTGATCGGCATCGCCCTCTACGGCGTCGTCGTGATCGACCTGCTGCAGCTCTGGTCCTCGACGCACTGGTGGGTCGCCGTACTCCTGGCCGGACCGACGCTGTGGCTCGCCGGCATCGTCGGTGCCCTGATCGCCGTCGCCGCCAAGTGGGCGCTGGTCGGCCGACTCAAGCCCGGCGGCCACCCCCTGTGGAGCTCCTTCGTGTGGCGCAACGAGCTCGCCGACACCTTCATCGAGGTCGTCGCAGCACCGTGGTTCGCCAACCACGTCACGGGTTCGCCGCTGCTCACCACGTGGTTCCGCGCCCTCGGCGCCCACATCGGCAAGGGCGTCTGGTGTGAGTCCTACTGGCTCCCCGAGACCGACCTCGTCACCCTCGGCGACGGCGCAACCGTCAACGCCGGCACCGTCGTGCAGACCCACCTCTTCCACGACCGCCTTCTCGCCCTGGACACCGTGACCCTCAAGCGCGGTGCGACGCTCGGCCCCAACAGCGTGATCCTTCCCGCAGCCACCCTCGGGCGGCACGCGACCGTCGGTCCGGTCTCGCTCGTCATGCGTGGGGAGTCAGTGCCGGACAAGACCGCGTGGATCGGGAACCCCATCGGTCCGTGGGCCCTGTGACCGCCCCACTAGGCTCGCCGGCAATGCCTCTCCCGACCGCTGACCCCTACCTGCCCGGCCACGGCGACAGGTCGTGGAGCGCGCGCCACTACGACCTCTCCCTCGACTACACGGTCGACGAGAACAGGCTGCGGGGCGAGGCGAGGATCACCGGCGTCGCCCTCTCCGACACCAGCAGGATCGTCGTCGACCTCGCCGGTCTCGCGGTCGCCAAACTGACGATGGACGGCAAACAGCCCAAGTGGGCCGCGCGCGGGGACCGCCTGGTCATCACCCCTCGCAGCCCGCTCACGGAGGGTGCGGAGTTCACCCTCGTCCTCAAGTACGCCGGCGTCCCGCGGCCCACGATCGCCACGCACCACGGCGATGCAGGCTGGGAGGAGCTCACCGACGGTGTGATCGTCGCCGGCCAGCCGCACGGTGCCCCCACGTGGTTCCCCTGCAACGACCGGATGGACGACAAGGCCGCCTACCGGATCGAGGTGACGACCCAGCCCGGCTACACCGTCGTAGCCAACGGCGACCTGACTGCTCGGATCCGGCGGGGGAGCGGCGAGACCTGGGTCTACGAGCAGGACGAGCCGATGTCGCCGTACCTCGCAACGGTGCAGATCGGGCGCTACGAGCTGACCGCGCTCGACCCCGGTGAGGCCGGTGTGCCGATCACCATCGCCGCGGTACCCGGCGCCGACTGGCGTCCGGCCTTCGGGCACCAGCCGCAGATCATGGCCGCCTTCAGCCGCCTCTTCGGGCCCTACCCCTTCCCGACGTACACCGTCGTCATCACCGACGACGAGCTCGAGATCCCGTTGGAGTCACAGAGCCTGTCGACGTTCGGCCGCAACTTCCTCAACGCCGACTGGCGGCTCAACCGCCTCGTCGCGCACGAGCTCGCCCACCAGTGGTTCGGTAACACGGTCACGGCCGCGTCCATGCAGGACATCTGGCTGCACGAGGGTTTCGCCTGTTACGCCGAGTGGCTCTGGTCCGAGGAGGCCGGTCGCGAGACCGCACAGGCCTGGGCGGAGCGCCACCACCAGAAGCTGAGCCAGCTCCCGCAGGACCTGGTCCTCGGAGACCCCGGACCGGCGGACATGTTCGACGACCGGGTCTACAAGCGTGGCGCCCTCCTGCTCCACGCCCTGCGTGAGCGCATAGGCGACGACGTCTTCTTCGAGCTCCTGCGTGCCTGGGTACGCCGACACCGCGGCTCCTGCGTCACGACGGCGGACTTCGTCGCCCTGGCCGAGGAGCTCTCGGGGACGTCGCTGGGCACGCTCTTCGAGACCTGGCTTCAGGAGCGTTCGCTGCCCGGTCTACGGTAGGACCCGTGACTGAATCTCTGACCGTTCGCGACAACCGCACGGGCACGGAGTACGAGGTCCCGATCACGGACGGCACCATCCGCGCCGCCGACATCGGGAAGATCAAGGCATCCGAAGACACGCCGGGCCTTGCCGTCTACGACCCCGGCTTCGTCAACACCGCCTCGTGCCGTTCGTCCATCACCTACATCGACGGTGACAAGGGCATCCTGGAGTACCGCGGCTACCCGATCGAGCAGCTGGCCGAGAAGTCCAGCTTCCTCGAGGTCGCGTACCTCCTCATCCACGGCGACCTGCCCACCAAGGAGCAGTACGAGGCCTGGGTCCACCACATCACGTACCACACGTTCGTCCATGAGAACGTGAAGGACTTCATGCAGGGATTCCGTTACGACGCGCACCCCATGGGCATGCTCATGGCCTCCGTCGGCGCCCTCTCGACGTTCTACCCCGAGTCGCGCAACATCTCCGACGCCGATAACCGCAACATCCAGATCATCCGGATGATCGCGAAGATGCCGACGCTCGGTGCCTGGTCGTTCCGTCACGCGCAGGGCAAGCCCTACGTCTACCCGGACAACAGCCTCGACTACTCGGGCAACTTCCTCTCCATGCTCTTCAAGATGAGCGAGACGCAGTACGAGCCGGACCCGCGCCTGGTCAAGGCGCTCGACACGCTCCTGATCCTTCACGCCGACCACGAGCAGAACGCGTCCACCAACGCCGTCCGCTCCGTCGGCTCCACGCAGGTCGACCCCTACTCGGCGGTCTCCGCCGGTGTGGCGGCCCTCTTCGGCCCGCTGCACGGCGGCGCGAACGAGGCCGTGCTGCGGATGCTCAAGCGGATCGGCACCGTCGACAACATCCCCTCCTTCATCGAAGGCGTGAAGAACGGCGACGAGCGCCTGATGGGCTTCGGCCACCGGGTCTACAAGAACTACGACCCGCGCGCCAAGCTGATCAAGAAGGCCGCCGAGGACGTCTTCGAGGTCACGGGCACCAATCCGCTCCTCGACATCGCCGTCGAGCTCGAGCGGATCGCGCTGTCGGACGAGTACTTCGTCAAGCGCAAGCTCTACCCGAACGTCGACTTCTACTCCGGCCTCATCTACGAGGCGCTCCAGTTCCCGCCGGAGTTCTTCACCGTCCTCTTCGCCATCGGCCGTACGCCGGGCTGGCTGGCGCAGTGGCTGGAGCTGACGCAGGACAAGGAGCAGAAGATCGCCCGCCCGAAGCAGATCTATACCGGCGAGCGCGGCCTGACCTTCACCCCCGCCGAGGAGCGCTGGGCCTGAGCCACACTGCGGGGCCGTCGTACGCCGTTTTGACCGGTGTACGACGGCCCCGTAGCCTTTTTCAGTCGTGACCCCTGCCGCCTGGTTCGCCAGGTAGCTCCGGGGAGGTGTCGAGCCCGCTCGTACGCCCCGGACTGTTGTTCGTCAGAGGCCACGGTATTTCATTCCAACGAACTAGTGAGGCACCCGTGGGCACCTACGCTCCGAAGCCCGGCGACATCGAGCGCGCCTGGCACGTGATCGACGCGACTGACGTCCGTCTCGGCCGCCTGTCCGTGCAGGTCGCGAACCTGCTGCGCGGCAAGCACAAGCCGATTTTCGCACCCAACGCTGACACCGGCGACTTCGTCATCGTCATCAACGCCGAGAAGGTCTCCCTCTCCGGCACCAAGCGCACCACCAAGCTCGCGTACCGCCACTCGGGTTACCCGGGCGGTCTCACCGCGACCCCGATCGGCGAGATCCTCGACAAGGACGCTCGCAAGGCGATCGAGAAGGC of Nocardioides sp. Kera G14 contains these proteins:
- a CDS encoding S1C family serine protease; the encoded protein is MNEHQPDNEPTEQFYAGPSGPPPSGGQPNPTAPLWFGEPAPAPAPAARKSRRGGRLGLAAGAVATALIVGGGAGYGGAALFNDTHDDSTGGLFSSTGTSTKGTTTAAPSGSIQAVATKVLPSVVKIEVAGSQESGSGSGIILTADGTILTNNHVVEIAGTSGKIRVDFNDGTSADAKVLGTDSLTDTAVIKVDKSGLTPATIGSSNELAVGQSVVAIGSPFGLDSTVTSGIVSALNRPVNVGSDSDNNATVYPAIQTDAAINPGNSGGPLVNMDGQVIGINASIRTASDSTSVSGEAGSIGLGFAIPLDEVKPIIEQMIKGETPTHARLGITVHDVGVTTSDDDGSGQGDGQSDGQGDGQSDGGGFDPFGGSEGTQPSQPSEPQQSTEAFSSPGAQIQAVTSGSTAAKSGLKAGDIIMKVDSTQIVGSDSLVATIRAYRPGDKVELTYTRDDKEHTVSLTLDSDGGGTSKN
- a CDS encoding Pls/PosA family non-ribosomal peptide synthetase, with product MLPESPLLRSALAPVPRTLVEIFRETAAQAADEPALEAGNGVLTYAELEEAADELAAELAALGIGRGDKVGVRINSGTLELYVAILGILVAGAAYVPVDADDPDERAKLVFGEADVAAVIGNELVVDVRRQRDQREAEGPTPEDDCWVIFTSGSTGKPKGVAVTHRNGAAFVDAESRMFLQEAPIGVGDRVMAGLSVAFDASCEEIWLAWRYGACLVPAPRALVRSGVDVGPWLIANRITIVSTVPTLVALWPPESLVKVRLLITGGEAMPPELATRLQAPGREVWNTYGPTEATVVACGALVTGEGPIRIGLPLDGWDLEVVDPATGVPVADGQPGELIIGGVGLARYLDPVKDADKYAPMPTLGWERAYRSGDMVIRDPEGLLFGGRADDQIKLGGRRIELGEIDNALLNLDGVKGAAAAIRTTAAGNQLLVGYLAVDATFDQAASLARLRDEMPAALVPRLAILDDLPTRTSGKVDRDALPWPLPRAAGETDAGLEGTQTWLAELWLEILGAEVTAPTDDFFDLGGGSLTAAQLVSKLRERFPEVAMGDVYEQPTIGRLGEYLDQLTEAGPALDREVPAVPLKTRAAQVAATIGLRCLAAPRWMTWIALASTLAHHAWSDAFPELAWPVLVVAALLFLTPPGRMLTAVAVVRGVLAGVDPGDYPRGGKVHLRLWFAEHAVDELAAANLSGAPLMTWYARLLGCSVGKDVDLHSLPPVTGFLTLGSGASIEPEVDLSGHWIDGDTVHVGRIKVGAGARIGARSMLLPGSRIGAGAEIAPGSAVFGSVPEGEWWSGSPAVRGADQARGPWREREPRSRLWVAAYAVSALGLAALPLLAVLWATRMVLWAAGRPTDVDDTWRLLLWAPLGLVVGYVSLALFILLVVRTAGLWIRPGVHPVRSFVGLGVWTTIRVLDDARTWLFPLYASSLTPVWLRLLGARIGKDVEASTVLMIPSLTQVNDLAFLADDTLIGGYELGGGWIRVERVKIGKRAFVGNSGMAAPGRKVPKASLVAVLSAAPNRKHVTKGVSYLGSPPAPLRRTAEEQPSERTYRPTTVLRTARAVIELCRLIPAVIGIALYGVVVIDLLQLWSSTHWWVAVLLAGPTLWLAGIVGALIAVAAKWALVGRLKPGGHPLWSSFVWRNELADTFIEVVAAPWFANHVTGSPLLTTWFRALGAHIGKGVWCESYWLPETDLVTLGDGATVNAGTVVQTHLFHDRLLALDTVTLKRGATLGPNSVILPAATLGRHATVGPVSLVMRGESVPDKTAWIGNPIGPWAL
- a CDS encoding M1 family metallopeptidase, encoding MPLPTADPYLPGHGDRSWSARHYDLSLDYTVDENRLRGEARITGVALSDTSRIVVDLAGLAVAKLTMDGKQPKWAARGDRLVITPRSPLTEGAEFTLVLKYAGVPRPTIATHHGDAGWEELTDGVIVAGQPHGAPTWFPCNDRMDDKAAYRIEVTTQPGYTVVANGDLTARIRRGSGETWVYEQDEPMSPYLATVQIGRYELTALDPGEAGVPITIAAVPGADWRPAFGHQPQIMAAFSRLFGPYPFPTYTVVITDDELEIPLESQSLSTFGRNFLNADWRLNRLVAHELAHQWFGNTVTAASMQDIWLHEGFACYAEWLWSEEAGRETAQAWAERHHQKLSQLPQDLVLGDPGPADMFDDRVYKRGALLLHALRERIGDDVFFELLRAWVRRHRGSCVTTADFVALAEELSGTSLGTLFETWLQERSLPGLR